Proteins found in one Paenibacillus borealis genomic segment:
- a CDS encoding macro domain-containing protein — protein MQITVNNVVISVSEGNITVWQGEMIVNASNSGLYGGGGVDGAIHRAGGPRIAEECAVIRQKQGGILPGEAALTTAGLLPFRGVIHTVGPIWKGGSAGETAILSKCYLSSLDLACSHGARSVAFPNISTGVYNFPKDLACRTALDSVITYVRERKSAELPLQRIEFICFEHDNAELYEAMLKDYS, from the coding sequence ATGCAAATCACAGTGAATAATGTAGTCATTTCAGTAAGTGAAGGCAATATTACCGTCTGGCAAGGTGAGATGATCGTGAATGCATCCAACTCAGGCCTCTATGGAGGCGGGGGAGTGGACGGGGCGATTCACCGGGCGGGCGGACCCCGGATTGCTGAAGAATGCGCAGTGATCCGGCAGAAGCAGGGCGGGATACTTCCCGGTGAAGCAGCGTTAACGACTGCTGGTCTCCTCCCGTTCCGGGGAGTCATTCATACCGTAGGACCGATTTGGAAAGGGGGCTCCGCTGGCGAGACTGCTATTTTAAGCAAATGTTATCTCAGCAGCCTCGATCTGGCATGCTCTCATGGAGCCCGGAGTGTTGCTTTTCCGAACATCAGTACAGGGGTCTATAACTTCCCCAAAGATCTGGCCTGCAGGACAGCGCTGGATTCAGTCATCACATATGTGCGTGAACGGAAATCAGCGGAACTCCCGCTGCAGCGGATTGAATTCATCTGCTTTGAACATGACAATGCCGAGTTGTATGAGGCCATGCTCAAAGATTATAGCTGA
- the rpiA gene encoding ribose-5-phosphate isomerase RpiA, with the protein MNVKQLAAEKAVEYVRDGMKVGLGTGSTAYWAIRKLGERVSEGLNITAVATSQASEDQARELGIPLVAFGDVDHLDLTIDGADELDGSLQLIKGGGGALLREKIVAMGSTRMIVVADESKAVTTLGKFPLPVEIVPFAWEWTVADLAKLGCKPELRRSGGELYKTDNGNYIADCRFEAIDSAADLALALQRIPGVVEHGLFIGIADMAVIGKNDGTIEIIEGESDL; encoded by the coding sequence ATCAATGTTAAGCAGCTGGCAGCGGAGAAGGCCGTCGAGTATGTGCGGGACGGAATGAAGGTAGGACTGGGTACCGGTTCTACCGCTTACTGGGCGATCCGCAAGCTGGGTGAACGGGTAAGTGAGGGCCTGAACATCACAGCAGTGGCTACCTCGCAGGCTTCAGAGGATCAGGCCCGTGAGCTGGGGATTCCGCTGGTTGCTTTTGGCGATGTCGATCATCTGGATCTGACCATTGACGGTGCGGATGAACTTGACGGTTCGCTGCAGCTGATCAAAGGCGGAGGCGGCGCGCTTCTCCGTGAGAAAATTGTCGCTATGGGCAGCACCCGTATGATTGTGGTAGCAGATGAGAGCAAGGCAGTAACCACACTGGGCAAATTCCCTTTGCCGGTTGAGATCGTGCCCTTTGCCTGGGAGTGGACCGTCGCTGATCTGGCCAAGCTTGGCTGCAAGCCGGAGCTGCGCCGCAGCGGCGGGGAGCTGTATAAGACGGATAACGGCAACTATATTGCCGACTGCCGCTTCGAAGCTATTGACTCCGCTGCTGATCTGGCGCTTGCCCTCCAGCGTATACCGGGCGTAGTGGAGCATGGGCTGTTCATCGGCATTGCCGATATGGCAGTGATCGGCAAGAATGACGGCACCATTGAAATTATTGAAGGTGAGAGCGATCTCTAA
- a CDS encoding VanZ family protein: MKLLKVRAISKTRKHHRKGRTSADRQMLPPGRRILAWLLLIIYSAVLIYWMFLGFGRTVQTEGPLRYNLEPLRTMRLYFDMNNGVSYSGRLVNLLGNVAVFVPFGILLPLVSAGYRSLLRLTLVSVLCIMLLELMQMLLRVGSLDIDDLLLNLLGVWIGYALLRLVRG; encoded by the coding sequence TTGAAATTATTGAAGGTGAGAGCGATCTCTAAGACGCGCAAGCACCACCGGAAAGGGAGAACGTCAGCAGACAGGCAGATGCTGCCGCCGGGGAGGCGAATACTGGCCTGGCTGCTGCTGATCATATACAGCGCAGTGCTGATCTACTGGATGTTTCTCGGTTTCGGGCGGACGGTTCAGACGGAGGGGCCGCTCCGCTACAATCTGGAGCCGCTGCGCACCATGCGTCTGTACTTTGACATGAATAACGGGGTGTCTTATTCGGGCAGGCTGGTTAACCTGCTGGGTAATGTAGCCGTGTTTGTTCCTTTTGGCATCCTGCTGCCGCTGGTTAGCGCCGGTTACCGCTCATTACTGCGGTTAACGCTTGTATCCGTTCTATGTATAATGCTGCTTGAGCTGATGCAGATGCTGCTGCGGGTGGGCAGCCTGGATATTGATGATCTGCTGCTTAACCTGCTGGGGGTATGGATTGGATATGCGCTGCTGCGGCTGGTGCGGGGATAG
- a CDS encoding GNAT family N-acetyltransferase — protein sequence MLIDLKPLVGTPEVNELLAYAVIDDPDALERTSAEYREQAALQLCGWEEEGLLLGLTGFEETEDGSLDIRHIAVLPENRGKGYARGMILELVTTRQPRYLVAETEDEIAADFYRSLGFMVYSLGENAAGIEMFRCVYEVEETEDEE from the coding sequence ATGTTGATTGATTTGAAGCCGCTTGTCGGAACCCCTGAGGTGAACGAACTGCTGGCTTATGCAGTTATAGATGATCCGGATGCGCTTGAGCGCACTTCGGCAGAATACCGGGAGCAAGCGGCACTGCAGCTATGCGGCTGGGAAGAGGAAGGGCTGCTGCTCGGCCTCACCGGCTTCGAAGAGACTGAAGACGGTTCGCTGGATATCCGCCATATCGCGGTGCTGCCGGAGAACCGGGGCAAGGGATATGCGCGCGGCATGATTCTTGAGCTGGTAACGACCCGTCAGCCGCGTTATCTGGTGGCGGAGACCGAAGATGAGATTGCCGCAGATTTCTACCGCAGCCTTGGATTTATGGTATACAGCCTGGGCGAGAATGCAGCCGGAATTGAAATGTTCCGCTGTGTGTACGAGGTTGAAGAGACTGAGGACGAGGAATAA
- a CDS encoding MarR family winged helix-turn-helix transcriptional regulator: MKKDAEEWINRYVDAYMVVTRQINARLRDIFGEGLTNDQFLILRLIAGQEKCTSTYLAEAVAVGKSSITAIINRLDEAGMIERTRDENDRRQVYLTMTEHGKSVYSTSEKQMQEVISPYLFHFEDNDIERFITMFEKLAFLMQEPGGRNN, from the coding sequence TTGAAGAAGGATGCAGAGGAATGGATCAACCGCTACGTGGACGCTTATATGGTTGTGACCAGGCAGATTAACGCCAGACTCAGGGATATTTTTGGCGAAGGGCTCACGAATGACCAGTTCCTGATCCTCCGGCTGATTGCCGGACAGGAGAAGTGTACCTCCACCTATTTGGCTGAGGCAGTGGCGGTGGGCAAGAGCTCAATTACGGCTATTATCAACCGGCTGGATGAAGCGGGAATGATTGAACGGACCCGTGATGAGAATGACCGCCGGCAGGTGTATCTGACGATGACGGAGCATGGCAAGAGTGTCTACAGCACTTCTGAGAAGCAGATGCAGGAGGTTATCTCCCCCTACTTGTTCCACTTCGAGGATAACGATATCGAGCGGTTCATCACGATGTTTGAGAAGCTGGCATTTCTGATGCAGGAACCAGGAGGTAGAAACAATTGA
- a CDS encoding MMPL family transporter, with protein MRTVLKARWAIIAVWLAVAVVLFLTAPAMSDLVREKGQISVPAGYTSSKAAEIMKEVAEAKDGETLHQVALVFNKPEGLEAADTESIRQGVEQLAANKDSLNLSSITDPFTQPELKDTLIAEDGNTIMVALSVQGGEEEVKELPAKTEALLGDVTADHYMTSEGLITEDTIASSEAGLKKSEYITVVFILLILFVVFRSFVAPFVPLLTVGLSYIVSQSIVAFLVDRFDFPLSTFTQIFMVAVMFGIGTDYCILLISRFKEELAHSEDTKSAIISTYRKAGGTVFYSGLAVFVGFLAIGLSKFMLYRSAVAVAVGIFVMLLALVTIVPFFMAVLGHKMFWPSRGKLEHSESRIWGAAGSFSLKRPWAALLIVAVIVVPFLLTYSGKLSFNSMDEIGSDYASVKGFNIISESFGPGESMPGKIVIRNDDRMDTAEYMGLAEKISRELEKVDGVKAVRSMSRPTGEQINDFLIPTQVATLADGLDQSNEGLSKIQSGLAEASEQLKVNEPKLAEAASGSAKLTEGTAELKKGIDTLGAGLSKIESGIRSGSAGAGEIKAGLAQAAASAKQLADANTALLEGYKKIGSGLTALDGGLAGLQTQLQGVADALTGLEGSFAGLETAHPELLQDINYQTIKGTVSQSGAGAAGLAGGLGQISDQLKGAAAGLSEANAGYAKAAAGQSALAKGLDQLVAGIGQLQSGLNQAADGQGQIVGKIPSITSGLDQLQGGQQQLADGFGELTGQLGQLTDGLTQSADGLGQITGGLSSAQDYLKQIQDAKDDELSGFFVPAEALEADGIQQVFDTYLSGDRKVMTLDVVFAENPYSAEAIDSVGDIQAAVDRAVAGTKLENAETAMSGVTSTYSDLQAISNEDYTRTVILMLGGIFIILVLLLRSIIMPLYLIISLLITYFTALGVTEAIFVHLLNYSGITWTTPFFSFVMLIALGVDYSIFLMARFNENKTWDVREAILHAMRNMGTVILSAVVILGGTFASMYPSGVLSMMQIATVVLSGLALYALLFLPFFVPVMVRMFGRANWWPFSTAAAEEQPKSLDV; from the coding sequence TTGAGAACCGTATTGAAGGCAAGATGGGCAATTATCGCTGTATGGCTGGCGGTCGCGGTAGTGTTATTCCTGACCGCACCGGCTATGTCCGATCTGGTCCGGGAGAAGGGGCAAATCTCGGTACCGGCCGGATACACTTCGTCTAAGGCTGCCGAAATCATGAAGGAAGTGGCAGAAGCCAAGGACGGGGAAACGCTACACCAGGTTGCACTTGTGTTCAACAAGCCAGAGGGCCTGGAGGCTGCGGATACTGAGAGTATTAGACAAGGTGTTGAGCAGCTGGCCGCGAATAAGGATTCCCTGAATCTGAGCTCAATTACGGATCCTTTTACACAGCCTGAACTTAAGGATACGCTGATTGCCGAAGACGGTAATACGATCATGGTCGCTTTGTCGGTACAGGGCGGCGAAGAAGAAGTGAAAGAGCTGCCTGCCAAGACAGAGGCGCTGCTGGGTGACGTCACTGCTGATCATTATATGACCAGTGAAGGGCTGATCACAGAAGATACGATTGCCAGCTCGGAAGCAGGGCTGAAGAAGTCGGAATACATTACAGTTGTCTTTATTCTGCTAATTCTGTTCGTTGTGTTCCGTTCGTTCGTAGCGCCGTTTGTGCCGCTGCTTACCGTGGGGCTGAGTTATATCGTGTCCCAGTCAATTGTAGCTTTTCTGGTGGACCGATTTGATTTCCCGCTGTCGACCTTCACACAGATCTTTATGGTCGCGGTTATGTTCGGGATCGGGACGGATTACTGTATTCTGCTGATCAGCCGGTTCAAGGAAGAGCTTGCCCATTCCGAGGATACGAAAAGTGCTATTATCTCTACTTACCGCAAAGCAGGCGGAACTGTATTCTATTCAGGGCTGGCGGTATTCGTCGGATTCCTGGCGATCGGCCTGTCCAAATTCATGCTCTACCGTTCGGCGGTGGCTGTGGCTGTCGGGATATTCGTGATGCTGCTGGCGCTGGTAACGATTGTACCCTTCTTCATGGCGGTGCTGGGTCACAAGATGTTCTGGCCGTCGCGCGGCAAGCTGGAGCATAGCGAGAGCCGGATTTGGGGGGCGGCGGGTTCGTTCTCCCTGAAGAGACCCTGGGCTGCGCTGCTGATTGTGGCCGTCATCGTTGTGCCGTTCCTGCTTACATACAGCGGGAAGCTGAGCTTCAACAGCATGGATGAAATAGGATCGGATTACGCGTCGGTCAAAGGCTTCAATATTATCTCGGAGAGCTTCGGTCCGGGTGAGTCGATGCCGGGCAAGATTGTGATCAGGAACGATGACCGGATGGATACGGCTGAATATATGGGCCTGGCGGAGAAAATCAGCCGTGAGCTCGAAAAGGTGGACGGAGTAAAAGCTGTACGCAGCATGTCCCGTCCGACCGGGGAGCAAATTAATGATTTCCTGATTCCTACACAGGTCGCTACGCTCGCTGACGGGCTGGATCAGAGCAATGAAGGCTTAAGCAAAATTCAGAGCGGACTTGCAGAAGCAAGCGAACAGCTGAAGGTAAATGAGCCGAAGCTCGCCGAGGCCGCTTCAGGCAGCGCTAAGCTGACAGAAGGCACGGCTGAGCTCAAGAAAGGCATCGATACGCTGGGCGCTGGCTTGTCGAAGATCGAGAGCGGCATCCGCAGCGGTTCTGCCGGAGCCGGAGAGATTAAGGCAGGACTCGCGCAGGCGGCGGCAAGTGCGAAACAGCTGGCAGATGCCAATACGGCACTGCTCGAAGGATATAAGAAGATCGGCAGCGGTCTGACGGCGCTGGACGGAGGACTTGCCGGCCTGCAGACACAGCTTCAAGGCGTAGCCGATGCACTGACAGGTCTGGAAGGCTCTTTCGCAGGACTTGAGACTGCACATCCGGAGCTGCTGCAGGATATCAATTACCAGACGATCAAAGGCACGGTGTCGCAGAGCGGCGCTGGAGCTGCGGGGCTGGCCGGAGGGCTGGGCCAGATCTCAGATCAGCTCAAAGGTGCTGCAGCCGGACTGAGTGAAGCCAATGCCGGCTATGCCAAAGCGGCAGCAGGCCAATCCGCGCTGGCGAAGGGGCTGGATCAGCTGGTGGCCGGTATCGGCCAGCTGCAGTCAGGCCTGAATCAGGCCGCTGACGGGCAGGGGCAGATTGTCGGCAAGATTCCGTCCATCACCAGCGGGCTGGATCAGCTGCAGGGCGGACAGCAGCAGCTCGCTGACGGTTTCGGTGAGCTTACAGGCCAGCTCGGCCAGCTGACAGATGGACTGACCCAAAGTGCGGATGGCCTGGGACAAATCACAGGCGGCCTCAGTTCCGCACAGGATTACCTCAAGCAGATTCAGGATGCCAAGGATGACGAGCTGAGCGGGTTCTTCGTGCCGGCGGAAGCACTTGAAGCTGACGGTATTCAGCAGGTATTCGACACCTATCTGTCCGGAGACCGCAAGGTTATGACGCTGGATGTAGTATTCGCTGAGAATCCTTACAGCGCAGAAGCCATAGACAGCGTAGGTGATATCCAGGCTGCGGTAGACCGTGCCGTGGCCGGAACGAAGCTGGAGAATGCGGAAACCGCCATGAGCGGCGTTACCAGCACCTACAGCGACTTACAGGCCATCTCTAATGAGGATTACACGCGTACAGTAATTCTGATGCTGGGCGGTATTTTTATCATACTGGTCTTACTGCTGCGCTCCATCATTATGCCGCTGTATCTGATTATCTCATTGCTGATTACCTACTTTACAGCACTGGGCGTAACGGAGGCGATCTTCGTTCATCTCCTGAACTATTCCGGGATCACCTGGACGACTCCGTTCTTCAGCTTCGTTATGCTGATTGCCCTCGGGGTAGACTACAGTATTTTCCTGATGGCCCGTTTCAATGAGAATAAAACCTGGGATGTACGCGAAGCGATTCTGCATGCCATGCGTAATATGGGAACTGTAATTCTGTCAGCTGTTGTTATCCTCGGCGGAACCTTCGCTTCGATGTATCCTTCCGGGGTACTGTCGATGATGCAGATTGCTACAGTGGTTCTCTCCGGTCTCGCCTTGTACGCGCTGCTGTTCCTTCCGTTCTTCGTGCCGGTCATGGTGCGGATGTTCGGGCGGGCGAACTGGTGGCCGTTCAGCACGGCAGCGGCGGAAGAGCAGCCCAAATCACTGGATGTATAA
- a CDS encoding tetratricopeptide repeat protein, producing the protein MFKLFFGYLLLSQLVGNPFLALIILLAILYFLDRRYVGIFPSLTKPFRRRRQISKLRTTIALNPNDVSAKFDLARLLTERKRYSESKELLTEIADRYETSAEYWVELGYANLKLGILPEGEAQMLKGLEINRRAQYGQPYLRLAETFRHADHDKALYYVSQFQEIQTSSSEAYYLAGSMFKALGRTEEAKRAFTESLAVYRSLPKYKKRQERGWALRSYFARLR; encoded by the coding sequence ATGTTTAAACTTTTTTTCGGCTATCTGCTGCTGTCCCAGCTGGTGGGTAATCCTTTTCTGGCCCTGATCATTCTGCTCGCCATCCTGTACTTCCTGGACCGCCGTTATGTCGGCATATTCCCCAGTCTTACCAAGCCTTTCCGCCGCAGACGCCAGATTTCCAAGCTGCGGACGACGATTGCTCTGAACCCGAATGATGTATCCGCCAAGTTCGATCTGGCCCGGCTGCTGACAGAGCGCAAACGCTACAGCGAGTCCAAAGAGCTTCTGACCGAAATCGCTGACCGCTATGAGACCTCAGCTGAGTATTGGGTGGAGCTCGGGTATGCTAACCTGAAGCTGGGCATTCTTCCTGAAGGAGAAGCCCAAATGCTCAAAGGCCTTGAAATCAACCGCAGAGCCCAATACGGGCAGCCCTACCTTCGTCTCGCCGAGACCTTCAGGCATGCAGACCATGACAAGGCGCTCTATTATGTGAGCCAATTTCAGGAGATTCAGACCTCCTCCAGTGAAGCTTATTATCTGGCGGGTTCCATGTTCAAGGCACTGGGCCGCACGGAAGAGGCCAAACGGGCTTTTACCGAATCGCTTGCAGTGTACCGTTCATTACCCAAATACAAGAAACGCCAGGAACGCGGCTGGGCACTGCGCAGCTACTTCGCGAGACTGCGCTAA